A portion of the Carya illinoinensis cultivar Pawnee chromosome 11, C.illinoinensisPawnee_v1, whole genome shotgun sequence genome contains these proteins:
- the LOC122282814 gene encoding putative recombination initiation defects 3 isoform X3 → MKLQINKACDLSAISVLPPHSRRSNSVPTGPQGSQLHSQPSQQSFSQGLSSQHGMFSQLSQNSLNEVLTNDQKFGSQERENSVKKISCLPPPSCSREENQMLILRSSANPIRKWNSASVPEHRCQISEELEHRIGLIETSLSRLGMILDSVQSDVMQASKGTKEVSLDTESIRQKLILHDGLLQLMKEGQEDVKASLAGGFRLISDQLSKETYQDKLQKICLQVSAFAQQMEASTLKLQDKISNTLSKEMQDTAHCATPQGRAQPPMNLAAPPKFCVQANVVPKVESEGWKSVKAGKAIAKDGASNKVQKQNVVSPKQEKSCRINIESDEEIDGGFSWLLEEETGVGKCMIQEAKEETERILRKARRQKRKYRNPIIIN, encoded by the exons AAGATCAAATTCCGTGCCAACTGGACCGCAAGGGTCACAGCTTCATTCACAACCATCGCAGCAATCATTTTCGCAGGGTCTTTCATCTCAGCATGGCATGTTTTCCCAGCTCTCTCAAAACTCTCTTAATGAGGTTCTGACAAATGATCAG AAATTCGGTTCTCAAGAACGAGAGAACTCTGTGAAGAAGATTTCTTGCTTGCCGCCACCAAGTTGTTCCCGAGAAGAGAATCAAATGCTCATCTTAAGATCTTCAGCCAATCCAATCCGCAAATGGAATTCTGCTTCTGTTCCAGAGCATAGAT GTCAAATTAGTGAAGAACTTGAACATCGGATTGGATTGATAGAAACTTCACTAAGCAGATTAGGAATGATTTTGGATTCTGTTCAGAGTGATGTCATGCAAGCAAGCAAAGGAACGAAAGAAGTTTCATTGGACA CGGAGAGCATACGACAGAAGCTGATTCTTCATGATGGCTTATTGCAGTTAATG AAAGAGGGACAAGAAGATGTCAAGGCTAGTCTTGCTGGGGGCTTTAGGTTGATATCTGATCAGCTAAGCAAAGAGACATATCAAGACAAATTACAGAAGATTTGCTTGCAGGTGTCAGCTTTTGCACAGCAGATGGAAGCATCTACGTTGAAACTACAAGATAAGATCAGCAATACTCTCAGCAAAGAAATGCAG GATACCGCCCACTGTGCTACTCCACAGGGACGTGCACAGCCCCCTATGAA TTTGGCAGCGCCTCCAAAGTTCTGTGTGCAAGCTAATGTAGTTCCAAAGGTGGAATCAGAAGGCTGGAAGTCAGTAAAAGCGGGAAAAGCGATTGCCAAGGATGGGGCATCCAACAAGGTGCAGAAACAAAACGTAGTTTCCCCCAAGCAG GAAAAGAGTTGTAGAATCAACATTGAATCAGATGAGGAGATCGATGGAGGTTTCTCCTGGTTGCTTGAAGAAGAAACAG GCGTAGGAAAGTGTATGATCCAGGAGGCAAAAGAAGAGACAGAACGGATTTTGAGGAAAGCTAGGAGGCAAAAAAGAAAGTACCGGAatccaataattattaattga
- the LOC122282814 gene encoding putative recombination initiation defects 3 isoform X1, translated as MKLQINKACDLSAISVLPPHSRRSNSVPTGPQGSQLHSQPSQQSFSQGLSSQHGMFSQLSQNSLNEVLTNDQKFGSQERENSVKKISCLPPPSCSREENQMLILRSSANPIRKWNSASVPEHRCQISEELEHRIGLIETSLSRLGMILDSVQSDVMQASKGTKEVSLDTESIRQKLILHDGLLQLMKEGQEDVKASLAGGFRLISDQLSKETYQDKLQKICLQVSAFAQQMEASTLKLQDKISNTLSKEMQSIACRLKTTDSKDLTSSMVLPEDTAHCATPQGRAQPPMNLAAPPKFCVQANVVPKVESEGWKSVKAGKAIAKDGASNKVQKQNVVSPKQEKSCRINIESDEEIDGGFSWLLEEETGVGKCMIQEAKEETERILRKARRQKRKYRNPIIIN; from the exons AAGATCAAATTCCGTGCCAACTGGACCGCAAGGGTCACAGCTTCATTCACAACCATCGCAGCAATCATTTTCGCAGGGTCTTTCATCTCAGCATGGCATGTTTTCCCAGCTCTCTCAAAACTCTCTTAATGAGGTTCTGACAAATGATCAG AAATTCGGTTCTCAAGAACGAGAGAACTCTGTGAAGAAGATTTCTTGCTTGCCGCCACCAAGTTGTTCCCGAGAAGAGAATCAAATGCTCATCTTAAGATCTTCAGCCAATCCAATCCGCAAATGGAATTCTGCTTCTGTTCCAGAGCATAGAT GTCAAATTAGTGAAGAACTTGAACATCGGATTGGATTGATAGAAACTTCACTAAGCAGATTAGGAATGATTTTGGATTCTGTTCAGAGTGATGTCATGCAAGCAAGCAAAGGAACGAAAGAAGTTTCATTGGACA CGGAGAGCATACGACAGAAGCTGATTCTTCATGATGGCTTATTGCAGTTAATG AAAGAGGGACAAGAAGATGTCAAGGCTAGTCTTGCTGGGGGCTTTAGGTTGATATCTGATCAGCTAAGCAAAGAGACATATCAAGACAAATTACAGAAGATTTGCTTGCAGGTGTCAGCTTTTGCACAGCAGATGGAAGCATCTACGTTGAAACTACAAGATAAGATCAGCAATACTCTCAGCAAAGAAATGCAG TCAATAGCTTGCAGGCTGAAGACTACCGACTCAAAAGATCTGACATCGTCCATGGTTCTACCTGAG GATACCGCCCACTGTGCTACTCCACAGGGACGTGCACAGCCCCCTATGAA TTTGGCAGCGCCTCCAAAGTTCTGTGTGCAAGCTAATGTAGTTCCAAAGGTGGAATCAGAAGGCTGGAAGTCAGTAAAAGCGGGAAAAGCGATTGCCAAGGATGGGGCATCCAACAAGGTGCAGAAACAAAACGTAGTTTCCCCCAAGCAG GAAAAGAGTTGTAGAATCAACATTGAATCAGATGAGGAGATCGATGGAGGTTTCTCCTGGTTGCTTGAAGAAGAAACAG GCGTAGGAAAGTGTATGATCCAGGAGGCAAAAGAAGAGACAGAACGGATTTTGAGGAAAGCTAGGAGGCAAAAAAGAAAGTACCGGAatccaataattattaattga
- the LOC122282814 gene encoding putative recombination initiation defects 3 isoform X2 encodes MKLQINKACDLSAISVLPPHSRRSNSVPTGPQGSQLHSQPSQQSFSQGLSSQHGMFSQLSQNSLNEVLTNDQKFGSQERENSVKKISCLPPPSCSREENQMLILRSSANPIRKWNSASVPEHRCQISEELEHRIGLIETSLSRLGMILDSVQSDVMQASKGTKEVSLDTESIRQKLILHDGLLQLMKEGQEDVKASLAGGFRLISDQLSKETYQDKLQKICLQVSAFAQQMEASTLKLQDKISNTLSKEMQSIACRLKTTDSKDLTSSMVLPEDTAHCATPQGRAQPPMNLAAPPKFCVQANVVPKVESEGWKSVKAGKAIAKDGASNKVQKQNVVSPKQEKSCRINIESDEEIDGGFSWLLEEETGKCMIQEAKEETERILRKARRQKRKYRNPIIIN; translated from the exons AAGATCAAATTCCGTGCCAACTGGACCGCAAGGGTCACAGCTTCATTCACAACCATCGCAGCAATCATTTTCGCAGGGTCTTTCATCTCAGCATGGCATGTTTTCCCAGCTCTCTCAAAACTCTCTTAATGAGGTTCTGACAAATGATCAG AAATTCGGTTCTCAAGAACGAGAGAACTCTGTGAAGAAGATTTCTTGCTTGCCGCCACCAAGTTGTTCCCGAGAAGAGAATCAAATGCTCATCTTAAGATCTTCAGCCAATCCAATCCGCAAATGGAATTCTGCTTCTGTTCCAGAGCATAGAT GTCAAATTAGTGAAGAACTTGAACATCGGATTGGATTGATAGAAACTTCACTAAGCAGATTAGGAATGATTTTGGATTCTGTTCAGAGTGATGTCATGCAAGCAAGCAAAGGAACGAAAGAAGTTTCATTGGACA CGGAGAGCATACGACAGAAGCTGATTCTTCATGATGGCTTATTGCAGTTAATG AAAGAGGGACAAGAAGATGTCAAGGCTAGTCTTGCTGGGGGCTTTAGGTTGATATCTGATCAGCTAAGCAAAGAGACATATCAAGACAAATTACAGAAGATTTGCTTGCAGGTGTCAGCTTTTGCACAGCAGATGGAAGCATCTACGTTGAAACTACAAGATAAGATCAGCAATACTCTCAGCAAAGAAATGCAG TCAATAGCTTGCAGGCTGAAGACTACCGACTCAAAAGATCTGACATCGTCCATGGTTCTACCTGAG GATACCGCCCACTGTGCTACTCCACAGGGACGTGCACAGCCCCCTATGAA TTTGGCAGCGCCTCCAAAGTTCTGTGTGCAAGCTAATGTAGTTCCAAAGGTGGAATCAGAAGGCTGGAAGTCAGTAAAAGCGGGAAAAGCGATTGCCAAGGATGGGGCATCCAACAAGGTGCAGAAACAAAACGTAGTTTCCCCCAAGCAG GAAAAGAGTTGTAGAATCAACATTGAATCAGATGAGGAGATCGATGGAGGTTTCTCCTGGTTGCTTGAAGAAGAAACAG GAAAGTGTATGATCCAGGAGGCAAAAGAAGAGACAGAACGGATTTTGAGGAAAGCTAGGAGGCAAAAAAGAAAGTACCGGAatccaataattattaattga